In Bdellovibrio sp. GT3, one genomic interval encodes:
- a CDS encoding M16 family metallopeptidase, with amino-acid sequence MSKKFQLKNGMKVLLLESHKSPVVSVQMWVKTGSADEKKGEEGISHFIEHLVFKGTRKYKVGEIAATVEGSGGELNAYTSFDQTVFYVTISKQFTDVAMDVISEMMGFPTFDPKEIDNEREVVLEEIKRGQDSPGRRSSQLLFSNIFRKHEYGIPVIGYDKVVKSVSAKKIREYYQSRYVPSNMFLVIAGDFESKEMKKKVEQMFGGFAPFKLRKTKHTKEPAQKDIRIKVEQAKFETTTGYLSWRIPDVNHKDIAALEVLAAILGQGDSSRLMQTLRIREPLTNSVGAFSYSMPDDGLFAVSFNLEPENLDKALDTMIPVLTKLIEEPPSTMEMQKAITNFASHEVYSMETVDNIARKAGGDEFYYGDHNHYRKYMRQVYSLKPVDIQKVAKKYFKANAFSLSLMTNMDKKVADKSMKRFAKNLQAALSTVKASSEKTPRFVPKRFAINTEAVKHIPETQRITLKSGATLLIREQKDTPYVSMKAAFLGGARTEDGTTNGLTELFSRNWLSGSKNFTEDEINHRVDELAAGIGAFGGRNSVGMSMDYLSPFEDKMLEIYTDSLLNPQFPAEILEREKIVQKNQVKSRNDNPSQICVMNFMKEIFKNHPYSRDLLGNDQSISAINQESLIKYYNNVAHAKNLTFCVVGDVNTKKWVKTLEQVTAELSPGKKIENHFPVTKITESKHIFHELKKEQSHIIVGYQGLTLKSPERYTLEIIQSILSGQGGRLFLELRDKNSLAYSVSPMHMEGIEGGYFGGYIGCSPEKAQKSIQMLKAEFQKLAEVKVGEEELTRAQRYLIGRHDIELQRKGTICNAILFDDIYGLDYRESLDVADKYFAITPEDIQKLAQKIFSQPEIISLVGPNDI; translated from the coding sequence ATGTCTAAGAAATTTCAACTAAAAAACGGTATGAAAGTCCTTTTGTTAGAGAGTCACAAATCCCCTGTGGTCTCAGTTCAAATGTGGGTGAAAACAGGCTCTGCAGACGAAAAAAAGGGTGAAGAGGGGATTTCTCACTTTATTGAGCATCTGGTCTTTAAGGGCACCCGCAAGTACAAAGTGGGCGAAATTGCCGCGACCGTCGAGGGTTCCGGTGGGGAGCTGAATGCTTATACTTCCTTCGATCAAACTGTTTTCTATGTGACGATTTCCAAGCAATTCACAGACGTGGCGATGGACGTCATCAGTGAAATGATGGGTTTTCCCACTTTTGATCCTAAGGAAATCGACAATGAGCGCGAAGTCGTCTTAGAAGAAATCAAACGCGGGCAAGACAGCCCAGGACGCCGATCCAGCCAATTGCTTTTCTCAAATATCTTCCGCAAACATGAATACGGCATTCCAGTTATTGGTTACGACAAAGTTGTAAAAAGCGTTAGCGCTAAAAAGATCCGCGAGTACTATCAAAGTCGCTATGTTCCTTCGAATATGTTCCTGGTAATAGCCGGGGATTTCGAATCCAAAGAAATGAAAAAGAAGGTTGAGCAAATGTTTGGTGGCTTCGCGCCGTTTAAGCTGCGCAAGACCAAACACACCAAAGAGCCTGCCCAAAAAGATATTCGCATTAAAGTTGAACAGGCAAAATTCGAAACAACAACTGGCTATCTAAGCTGGCGCATTCCTGACGTGAATCACAAGGATATCGCAGCTCTTGAGGTTTTGGCGGCAATTCTGGGTCAGGGTGATTCATCCCGACTTATGCAGACTTTGCGTATCCGGGAGCCTTTGACAAACTCCGTCGGAGCATTCAGCTATTCGATGCCCGATGATGGTTTGTTTGCCGTTTCTTTCAATCTGGAACCGGAGAACCTGGATAAGGCATTGGACACAATGATTCCGGTTCTTACAAAGCTGATTGAAGAACCTCCATCGACGATGGAAATGCAAAAAGCGATAACGAATTTTGCCAGCCACGAAGTTTATTCGATGGAGACTGTGGATAACATTGCGAGAAAAGCCGGAGGAGATGAATTCTACTACGGGGATCACAATCACTACCGCAAGTATATGAGACAGGTCTACTCTCTGAAGCCGGTCGACATTCAAAAGGTTGCCAAAAAATACTTTAAGGCCAATGCATTCAGTTTGTCGCTAATGACAAACATGGATAAAAAAGTCGCGGACAAATCCATGAAGCGTTTTGCAAAGAACCTTCAAGCCGCCTTGTCTACTGTTAAGGCAAGTAGCGAGAAAACCCCACGTTTCGTGCCAAAAAGATTCGCTATCAACACTGAAGCGGTGAAGCACATTCCTGAGACTCAAAGAATCACTTTGAAATCCGGTGCAACGCTTTTGATTCGTGAACAAAAAGACACTCCGTATGTATCTATGAAGGCGGCTTTCCTTGGTGGTGCCCGTACTGAAGATGGGACAACCAATGGTCTGACAGAGTTGTTCTCCAGAAACTGGTTATCCGGTTCCAAGAACTTTACTGAGGACGAAATCAATCACCGAGTTGATGAACTGGCGGCAGGAATTGGAGCCTTCGGTGGCAGAAACTCCGTGGGTATGTCGATGGACTACCTGTCGCCATTTGAAGACAAAATGCTGGAAATATACACCGACTCCCTGTTGAATCCACAGTTCCCGGCGGAAATTCTGGAGCGCGAAAAAATTGTGCAAAAGAATCAGGTTAAATCAAGAAATGATAACCCATCACAGATTTGCGTGATGAACTTCATGAAGGAAATCTTTAAGAACCATCCGTATTCGCGGGACCTCTTGGGGAATGATCAGTCGATTTCAGCCATCAATCAGGAATCATTGATCAAGTACTATAACAACGTTGCACACGCAAAGAATCTGACATTCTGTGTGGTGGGCGATGTGAATACGAAAAAATGGGTTAAAACTTTAGAACAAGTGACTGCGGAACTTTCTCCAGGAAAGAAGATAGAAAATCATTTCCCGGTAACGAAGATCACTGAATCAAAACATATTTTCCATGAGCTTAAAAAAGAGCAAAGTCATATCATCGTGGGCTATCAGGGTTTGACTCTGAAGAGTCCTGAGAGATACACGCTTGAAATTATTCAATCGATTCTAAGTGGTCAGGGTGGTCGCTTATTCCTTGAACTTCGTGACAAGAACTCTTTGGCGTACTCGGTTTCTCCTATGCATATGGAAGGTATCGAGGGCGGTTACTTCGGTGGTTACATCGGTTGTTCCCCTGAGAAAGCTCAGAAATCCATTCAGATGCTAAAAGCTGAGTTTCAAAAGCTGGCCGAAGTGAAAGTGGGCGAGGAAGAGCTGACCCGCGCACAAAGATATCTGATTGGTCGCCATGATATTGAGTTGCAACGTAAAGGCACGATCTGTAACGCAATTCTCTTCGATGATATTTATGGATTGGACTATCGTGAAAGTCTGGATGTGGCAGACAAGTATTTTGCGATCACCCCGGAAGATATTCAGAAATTGGCGCAGAAAATATTCTCCCAACCAGAGATTATCTCTCTGGTCGGGCCCAATGATATTTAA
- the hemW gene encoding radical SAM family heme chaperone HemW encodes MAFGVYVHIPYCIQRCTYCDFATYEQSKILPPDQYVQLLFEEIRQKHRYYQPQKLDTLYFGGGTPSLIPAHLIVAVIKELGRYGYTTGPDTEITIEINPATVDKDKLKMYIDHGVNRFSVGAQTFDDRLLKMVHREHSAKQTLETLDLLRAHNLNFSFDILFALPSQTLDGLKNDVRIAVEQGAKHISPYCLTVPDGHPLSKGRAIEEEQVDMFDFIASELTGRGFQQYEISNFALPGYESRHNMLYWIDQPYWSLGLSSHSYSKESKWGTRYWNLNSIGEYKKQILDFEGKEFTSPAAHLPKAQVEELEMHQALTDFCHTSMRLMRGLNERELQEKFPVAVYHQVSSIMNKLIGNGWVQQENNHWSLTRDGLVISNKVFQELTFLQEDV; translated from the coding sequence ATGGCTTTTGGCGTTTACGTTCACATCCCTTACTGTATCCAGCGCTGCACTTATTGTGACTTCGCGACTTACGAGCAAAGTAAGATTTTGCCGCCGGATCAGTACGTCCAATTGCTGTTTGAGGAGATTCGCCAAAAGCATCGCTATTATCAGCCTCAAAAGTTAGACACACTTTACTTTGGTGGCGGTACACCAAGTTTGATCCCTGCTCATCTTATTGTAGCTGTTATCAAAGAGCTGGGTAGATATGGCTATACAACTGGACCCGATACTGAGATCACTATCGAGATCAATCCAGCGACAGTCGACAAAGATAAATTGAAAATGTACATCGACCATGGAGTGAATCGCTTCAGTGTTGGTGCTCAAACTTTCGATGACCGTTTGTTAAAAATGGTGCATCGCGAACATTCGGCAAAACAAACTCTCGAAACCCTGGACCTTTTGCGGGCTCACAACCTTAACTTCAGCTTCGACATTCTTTTCGCTCTGCCATCTCAGACGCTGGATGGTTTGAAAAATGATGTTCGCATCGCAGTTGAGCAAGGCGCCAAACATATCAGTCCATATTGCCTGACAGTTCCTGATGGCCACCCGCTCTCAAAAGGCCGCGCCATTGAAGAAGAGCAGGTTGATATGTTTGATTTCATTGCCAGTGAATTGACGGGTCGTGGGTTTCAACAATATGAGATCTCTAATTTCGCACTTCCAGGTTATGAGTCCCGTCACAACATGTTGTACTGGATTGATCAGCCCTATTGGAGTCTTGGACTAAGTTCTCATTCGTATTCCAAAGAATCAAAATGGGGTACCCGCTACTGGAATCTCAATTCCATTGGTGAATACAAAAAACAGATTCTGGATTTTGAAGGCAAAGAATTTACTTCGCCGGCTGCACATCTCCCGAAAGCCCAGGTGGAAGAACTTGAAATGCACCAGGCTCTTACGGACTTTTGTCATACCTCAATGCGTTTAATGCGCGGTCTCAATGAGCGTGAGTTGCAGGAGAAGTTCCCTGTTGCGGTTTATCATCAGGTTTCCAGCATCATGAACAAGCTCATTGGAAATGGCTGGGTTCAACAGGAGAATAACCACTGGTCCCTAACACGAGACGGCTTAGTAATTAGCAACAAAGTATTTCAAGAACTTACCTTCCTCCAAGAGGATGTCTAG
- a CDS encoding nucleotide exchange factor GrpE translates to MSEENNSQNSNPETSENFDVSSEIQKLQEQAEKYKNDFMYLRAEFENYKRNAIKERSELMKYGGERFIRDLLDVVDNFDRALQVNVTAENLNTFKQGIEMTATELRNLLTKHSVTEIASDGIPFDPNIHEALSSEATDKVAPGHVARVFKKPYKLHDKVIRTGQVVVARKPE, encoded by the coding sequence ATGTCAGAGGAAAACAACTCTCAAAATTCAAATCCTGAAACATCAGAAAACTTCGACGTATCTTCTGAAATCCAAAAGCTGCAAGAGCAGGCTGAAAAATATAAAAACGACTTCATGTACCTGCGCGCAGAGTTTGAAAACTATAAAAGAAACGCGATCAAAGAGCGTTCTGAGTTGATGAAATATGGTGGCGAAAGATTTATCCGCGATCTTTTGGACGTGGTGGACAATTTCGACCGTGCATTGCAAGTGAACGTAACCGCTGAAAACCTGAACACCTTTAAACAGGGCATTGAAATGACAGCGACGGAACTGCGCAATCTTTTGACTAAGCACTCTGTAACTGAAATCGCGTCTGATGGTATTCCATTTGATCCGAACATTCATGAAGCCCTTAGCTCAGAGGCCACTGATAAAGTTGCCCCTGGACATGTGGCGCGCGTTTTCAAAAAGCCTTACAAATTGCACGACAAGGTGATTCGCACCGGCCAAGTGGTGGTTGCGAGAAAGCCAGAATAA
- a CDS encoding DnaJ C-terminal domain-containing protein encodes MSKKDYYSLLNVSRTATADEIKKSFRKLAMQFHPDKNPGDKKAEEKFKELSEAYEVLSDTKKREMYDQFGHAGAGFGGGGAGGPFGGAGGFGGFGNAGSYGGAGGGQGGDPFQDIFGDVFGDIFGGRAGAGAGAGARTRRPQKGTDLRYTLNVSYEEAAVGTEKVISFMRQRGSKEESAKLSVNVPAGVKEGQRLKLAGEGDGGGGTPGDLYVIIALQDHPLFKRAENDVTLDLPITYTDAILGTNIEVPTLTGKAMIRIPPGTHSGQTFRLKGKGFPKIGGFGSGDMMVRILVDTPNNLSSRQKELIEELAKAGEATPMVKAFHDKVSHLMRNRK; translated from the coding sequence TTGTCTAAGAAGGACTACTACTCCCTTTTGAATGTTTCGCGTACAGCGACTGCGGATGAGATTAAGAAATCTTTCCGCAAGCTGGCGATGCAGTTTCACCCGGATAAGAATCCCGGAGATAAAAAGGCCGAGGAGAAATTCAAGGAACTGAGTGAAGCTTACGAGGTCCTCAGCGACACCAAAAAGCGTGAGATGTATGATCAGTTTGGTCATGCCGGTGCTGGATTTGGTGGCGGCGGAGCTGGTGGTCCCTTTGGTGGGGCTGGCGGTTTCGGTGGATTTGGCAATGCTGGCAGCTATGGTGGTGCTGGTGGTGGCCAGGGTGGAGATCCCTTCCAGGATATCTTTGGTGATGTCTTCGGCGATATTTTTGGTGGTCGTGCCGGCGCCGGTGCTGGTGCGGGTGCACGCACTCGTCGCCCGCAAAAAGGAACGGATCTTCGTTATACATTGAATGTTTCTTATGAAGAAGCTGCGGTAGGTACTGAAAAAGTAATCAGCTTCATGCGCCAACGTGGCAGCAAAGAAGAATCCGCAAAGCTTTCTGTTAATGTCCCAGCCGGAGTTAAGGAAGGACAACGTCTTAAACTTGCTGGCGAGGGAGATGGCGGTGGCGGCACTCCTGGTGATCTTTATGTGATCATTGCCCTGCAGGACCATCCTTTATTTAAACGTGCTGAAAACGATGTGACCCTGGATCTTCCAATCACTTATACGGATGCGATTTTAGGAACCAATATTGAAGTTCCCACTCTGACTGGCAAGGCGATGATTCGTATTCCGCCGGGCACTCACTCTGGACAAACGTTCCGTTTAAAGGGCAAAGGTTTCCCTAAAATCGGTGGTTTTGGGTCTGGTGATATGATGGTCAGAATTTTGGTGGATACTCCCAATAACCTGTCCAGCCGTCAAAAAGAATTGATCGAAGAACTTGCTAAGGCCGGAGAAGCAACACCTATGGTGAAGGCTTTCCACGACAAAGTATCTCACTTGATGAGGAATAGAAAATGA
- a CDS encoding penicillin-binding protein activator, whose protein sequence is MTAKLALIVSVCVIASCTTATTKRTETKQAPVAGKTNGKKGKGMSGMSAKPPPAAPVTPEAAAPAASSDPLIALKDLVVLSVQAPTKQEQDVYRLRAIEDVENRLNEKQLEEVADNSDYGYLRGHAMSRLADKALEERDISKAKKYYAGVIDYLPESDLAARAQDIISQLDAAKNVQSKTIGVVLPLSGRNAPVGQRALRGLEMGLGLHVPGSGFKLAVMDSEGNPDSARRGVERLVKEDNVIAVVGSLLSKTAPAVAAKSDELGVPSIALSQRSGLTEIGPSVFRNSLTSEMQVRQLVRTAMDDMGMKKFAVLYPNDQYGVEFTNIFWDEVLARGGKITAIQTYSNKETDFRLVIQRLVGTYYGEGRQDEFNLRMRELKHSDKKRSARGDNTENVLPPITDFDAIFIPDSAKAMGQIAAMLAFSDVRGVKLMGTNLWNTAGIAKRAGNFANSLMFVDSIAPTTQDQSRFASEYKNLYGEAPSLIEIQAYDAGLILRQLVASGADSREELTAKLIGLSKFPGSLGSLSMSSEREIDRPVISLTVDKGEIIPLRIRQ, encoded by the coding sequence ATGACAGCGAAGCTCGCTCTGATTGTCTCCGTATGTGTAATCGCATCTTGTACGACTGCCACAACAAAAAGAACGGAGACCAAGCAAGCTCCCGTCGCTGGCAAAACGAATGGTAAAAAAGGCAAAGGAATGTCAGGCATGTCGGCTAAGCCGCCGCCTGCAGCTCCAGTCACCCCAGAGGCTGCTGCACCTGCCGCTTCCTCTGATCCATTAATTGCCCTTAAAGACCTGGTGGTTCTTTCAGTTCAAGCACCAACCAAGCAAGAACAAGACGTGTATCGTCTTCGCGCCATCGAAGACGTTGAGAATCGTCTAAATGAAAAGCAACTTGAAGAGGTCGCTGACAACTCGGACTATGGTTACCTTCGCGGTCATGCGATGTCCAGACTGGCTGATAAAGCCCTTGAAGAGCGCGACATTTCCAAAGCTAAAAAATACTACGCCGGTGTTATAGACTATCTTCCAGAAAGCGATCTGGCGGCCCGTGCACAAGATATTATTTCACAGCTTGATGCTGCTAAAAACGTTCAATCAAAGACTATCGGTGTGGTCTTGCCACTAAGTGGTCGAAACGCCCCTGTGGGTCAACGCGCCCTTCGTGGTCTTGAAATGGGCTTGGGACTTCACGTTCCAGGTTCCGGCTTTAAACTTGCGGTAATGGACAGCGAAGGAAATCCAGATTCAGCCCGTCGCGGGGTTGAGCGCCTGGTTAAGGAAGACAACGTCATTGCAGTCGTCGGCAGCTTGTTAAGCAAAACCGCGCCCGCAGTCGCTGCCAAATCAGATGAATTAGGAGTTCCTAGCATCGCGCTTTCCCAGCGCTCTGGCTTGACGGAAATCGGGCCCAGCGTTTTCAGAAATTCACTGACAAGTGAAATGCAGGTTCGTCAGCTGGTTCGTACAGCAATGGACGATATGGGCATGAAGAAATTCGCAGTGCTTTATCCAAATGATCAGTATGGTGTGGAATTCACAAATATCTTTTGGGATGAAGTATTGGCACGCGGTGGGAAAATCACTGCGATTCAAACATACTCCAACAAAGAAACTGACTTCAGACTGGTTATTCAACGCTTGGTCGGCACATACTACGGCGAAGGCCGTCAGGACGAGTTCAATTTGCGCATGAGAGAGCTTAAGCATTCTGATAAGAAACGCTCAGCTCGCGGCGATAACACAGAAAACGTACTCCCACCGATTACGGATTTTGATGCGATCTTCATCCCCGATAGCGCTAAAGCGATGGGTCAAATTGCTGCAATGCTCGCATTCAGTGACGTTCGCGGCGTCAAGCTGATGGGTACAAATCTTTGGAACACAGCCGGCATTGCAAAACGCGCTGGTAACTTCGCCAATAGTTTAATGTTTGTGGACTCCATCGCCCCTACGACTCAGGACCAATCCCGCTTTGCTTCTGAGTACAAGAATCTTTATGGCGAGGCACCTTCACTTATTGAAATTCAGGCTTACGATGCCGGCTTGATCCTGCGCCAGCTGGTGGCTTCAGGAGCCGATTCTCGCGAAGAATTGACGGCTAAGCTTATCGGCCTAAGTAAGTTTCCAGGGTCGCTGGGAAGCCTTTCTATGAGCTCTGAGCGCGAGATTGACCGACCTGTTATCTCTCTGACAGTAGACAAGGGTGAAATCATTCCATTACGTATTCGCCAATAG
- a CDS encoding TraR/DksA family transcriptional regulator: MTNQIKENIVTECRKKLILTKQDILNRIRTAQSNFVRSEKSGDEGDVSVAHIEEHTFLVSQERMRNQLLEVEMALARIEQGTFGLCEETEEPIEAERLLAIPWTRLSIEGAEMREAFGRKFAR, translated from the coding sequence ATGACGAACCAAATCAAAGAAAACATTGTTACCGAGTGCCGTAAGAAACTTATTCTGACGAAACAAGACATTCTGAATCGTATCAGAACAGCCCAATCCAATTTCGTTCGCTCGGAAAAGTCTGGCGACGAGGGGGATGTTTCAGTTGCTCATATCGAGGAGCACACTTTTTTAGTTTCACAGGAGCGCATGAGAAATCAACTGCTCGAAGTCGAGATGGCCCTGGCACGAATTGAGCAAGGTACATTCGGACTTTGCGAAGAAACCGAAGAGCCGATTGAGGCAGAGCGTTTATTGGCAATTCCTTGGACTCGACTCAGCATTGAAGGTGCTGAGATGCGTGAAGCCTTTGGTAGAAAGTTTGCGCGTTAA
- a CDS encoding TraR/DksA family transcriptional regulator has translation MNATELSTEELESLKDSLLLQKGSILNKSHEFIAEQSSISGAGDEAEVASQDVANNISIHLHERDRTALYAIERALGKIAEGTYGQCESCSEIIGARRLQARPFTALCIECMEEQEALRH, from the coding sequence ATGAACGCAACCGAACTAAGTACGGAAGAACTTGAAAGCTTGAAGGACTCTTTGCTTTTGCAAAAGGGTTCGATCCTTAACAAGTCACACGAATTCATTGCAGAGCAATCCAGCATCAGTGGCGCTGGTGATGAAGCCGAAGTGGCTTCTCAGGATGTTGCTAACAATATCTCCATTCATTTGCATGAAAGAGATCGCACGGCACTTTATGCGATCGAGCGTGCATTGGGTAAAATTGCAGAGGGGACTTACGGCCAGTGCGAATCCTGCAGCGAAATAATCGGTGCACGTAGACTTCAGGCCAGACCTTTCACAGCCCTATGTATTGAATGCATGGAAGAACAGGAAGCACTTCGCCACTGA
- the lon gene encoding endopeptidase La, producing the protein MSFDDKVLEIPQTLPMLPVRDIVVFPYMIIPLFVGRDSSIRSVEEALAKNRLIFLASQKDISEENPTPDSIYTVGTIAMIMRMRKLSDGRVKILIQGVAKGRVKNYSKTSPSFEVAVEKIEEIPNQKSVVENESLIRTAKEHIERIIALGRPLSPDILLVLDDVTDPGRIADLIASNLGIKVQDAQQVLETHDSTERLKIVTEILAAELEVMQTQAKNRPNQKDDANKNQREYFLREQMKAIKNELGEQDSKSEEMDELRDKLTNAGMPPHVEQEAMKQLGRLERMHPDASEATMVRTYLDWMADLPWSKKSEDHIDLKRSKEILDEDHYELEKAKDRVMEFLAVRKLKPNLKGPILCFGGPPGVGKTSLGKSIARAMGREYFRIALGGVKDEAEIRGHRRTYVGAMPGKIIQALRQAKTNNPVIVLDEVDKLGSDFRGDPSAAMLEVLDPEQNATFRDNYLNVDFDLSNVLFIATANVLENIPPALRDRMEILNIPGYTENDKLLITKKHLIRRQIEANGITPENISFTDEGIKYLIAGYTREAGLRNLEREVGSVCRKVAKMVVMEEAKFVEVNATTVPELLGPPRFQRDDKIADSQVGVVQGLAWTQAGGEVLTVEALKMKGKGHLALTGQLGDVMKESAHAAMSYARAHMEELNIPEDFFDKYDIHIHLPAGAIPKDGPSAGITLTTALVSLMTGTPVRHDIAMTGEVTLQGRVLPVGGIREKCLAALNLGITNIVIPMACKKDLADIPKVFRDNINFIFAENLDEVFAVAFDKNAATDHKKTGVKKETKKTKSLAA; encoded by the coding sequence ATGAGTTTTGACGATAAAGTTCTAGAAATCCCACAGACACTTCCAATGCTACCTGTGAGAGACATCGTTGTTTTCCCCTACATGATCATTCCATTGTTTGTAGGTCGCGATTCCTCGATCCGTTCAGTTGAAGAGGCTTTGGCAAAAAATCGCCTAATCTTCCTTGCTTCACAAAAAGATATCTCTGAAGAAAATCCAACGCCGGATTCTATCTACACAGTAGGTACAATCGCGATGATCATGAGAATGCGCAAGCTTTCTGACGGTCGCGTAAAAATCCTTATTCAAGGTGTGGCTAAAGGCCGCGTGAAAAACTACTCCAAGACTTCTCCATCGTTTGAAGTGGCAGTAGAAAAAATCGAAGAAATTCCAAATCAAAAATCCGTTGTCGAAAACGAATCTTTGATCAGAACAGCGAAAGAGCACATTGAACGTATTATTGCTCTAGGTCGCCCACTTTCACCAGACATCTTGTTGGTGTTGGATGATGTCACTGATCCAGGTCGCATCGCTGACTTGATCGCTTCCAATCTTGGCATCAAAGTTCAAGACGCTCAACAAGTTCTTGAGACTCATGATTCTACTGAAAGACTGAAAATCGTAACTGAGATTTTGGCTGCTGAACTTGAGGTTATGCAAACTCAAGCTAAGAATCGTCCAAATCAAAAAGACGATGCGAACAAAAATCAACGTGAATACTTCTTGCGCGAGCAAATGAAGGCTATAAAGAACGAACTTGGCGAACAAGATTCTAAATCTGAAGAGATGGACGAGCTTCGTGATAAACTGACGAATGCTGGTATGCCTCCTCATGTTGAGCAAGAAGCAATGAAGCAGTTGGGTCGCTTGGAGCGTATGCATCCAGACGCATCTGAAGCAACAATGGTTCGTACATACCTTGACTGGATGGCGGATCTTCCTTGGAGCAAAAAATCTGAAGATCATATCGATCTTAAGCGCTCTAAAGAAATTCTAGATGAAGATCACTACGAGCTTGAAAAAGCCAAAGACCGCGTGATGGAATTCCTAGCGGTTCGTAAATTGAAACCAAATCTTAAAGGACCTATCTTGTGCTTTGGTGGTCCTCCAGGTGTAGGTAAAACTTCTTTGGGTAAATCTATCGCTCGCGCGATGGGCCGTGAGTACTTCCGTATCGCTTTGGGCGGCGTGAAGGATGAAGCGGAAATCCGTGGTCACCGCCGTACTTATGTAGGTGCGATGCCAGGTAAAATTATCCAAGCTCTTCGCCAAGCGAAAACAAACAATCCAGTTATCGTACTAGATGAGGTTGATAAATTGGGTTCTGATTTCCGCGGTGACCCTTCAGCAGCAATGCTTGAGGTTTTGGATCCAGAACAAAATGCAACTTTCCGTGATAACTATTTGAATGTGGATTTCGACCTTTCAAACGTGTTGTTCATCGCTACTGCTAACGTGTTGGAGAATATCCCACCAGCATTGCGTGACCGTATGGAAATCTTGAATATCCCTGGTTACACAGAGAACGATAAACTTTTGATCACTAAAAAACATTTGATCAGAAGACAAATCGAAGCAAACGGTATCACTCCAGAGAACATCAGCTTCACTGATGAAGGTATCAAATACCTTATCGCTGGCTACACTCGCGAAGCAGGTCTTCGTAACCTTGAGCGCGAAGTAGGTTCAGTTTGCCGTAAAGTTGCTAAAATGGTGGTAATGGAAGAGGCAAAATTCGTAGAAGTAAACGCTACGACTGTACCAGAACTTCTGGGCCCTCCACGCTTCCAACGCGACGACAAAATCGCTGATTCCCAAGTTGGTGTTGTGCAAGGTCTTGCATGGACACAAGCTGGTGGTGAAGTGTTGACTGTTGAAGCTTTGAAAATGAAAGGTAAAGGACATCTTGCATTGACGGGCCAACTTGGCGACGTGATGAAAGAGTCTGCTCACGCAGCAATGTCTTACGCTCGTGCTCACATGGAAGAACTGAACATTCCTGAAGACTTCTTTGATAAGTACGATATCCATATCCATTTGCCAGCAGGTGCGATCCCTAAAGACGGTCCTTCTGCAGGTATCACTCTTACAACTGCGCTTGTAAGTTTGATGACAGGTACACCGGTTCGTCATGATATCGCGATGACTGGAGAAGTGACTCTTCAAGGTCGCGTACTTCCTGTCGGTGGTATCAGAGAGAAGTGTCTTGCGGCTTTGAACCTTGGTATTACGAACATCGTGATTCCAATGGCTTGTAAAAAGGACTTGGCGGATATTCCGAAAGTTTTCAGAGACAATATCAACTTCATCTTCGCTGAGAATCTTGATGAAGTGTTTGCAGTAGCTTTCGATAAGAACGCCGCTACAGACCACAAGAAGACTGGCGTTAAGAAAGAAACTAAGAAAACAAAATCTTTGGCAGCGTAA
- a CDS encoding thermonuclease family protein, with product MRIVASVFLATALVFSPLADAKKSKKNKVQFLTGVVEKCHDGDTCRVKVGGKIAKIRFAGIDCPELSQKHGKQARNFTESVVKGKTVNLECDGKSFDRLTCTVFFEDKNVNLMIVQNGWAYDSTKYSKGRYLASVDEAKSRRAGIWSDTDLMSPYCYRHKTNRKCSLDRSYMP from the coding sequence ATGAGAATTGTTGCTTCTGTTTTTCTTGCCACTGCATTGGTTTTTTCTCCGCTTGCTGATGCGAAAAAGTCTAAAAAGAATAAAGTGCAGTTTCTTACTGGTGTAGTCGAGAAATGTCATGATGGTGATACTTGTCGTGTGAAGGTCGGCGGTAAGATTGCCAAGATTCGTTTTGCTGGTATTGATTGCCCCGAGCTTTCTCAAAAACATGGCAAGCAGGCTCGCAACTTCACTGAGTCAGTAGTTAAGGGAAAAACTGTTAACCTGGAATGCGACGGCAAATCCTTTGATCGTTTAACTTGTACTGTATTCTTTGAAGACAAGAACGTTAATCTAATGATCGTACAAAATGGTTGGGCCTATGACTCCACCAAATACTCCAAGGGCCGCTACCTGGCTTCCGTTGATGAAGCCAAAAGTCGTCGTGCAGGAATCTGGTCAGATACGGATCTTATGAGTCCCTATTGCTACCGTCATAAGACGAATAGGAAATGCTCCCTTGATCGAAGCTATATGCCTTAG